The following are from one region of the Mannheimia granulomatis genome:
- a CDS encoding FAD-dependent monooxygenase encodes MKSTDIVIIGGGMVGLALAGLLKDAPCKITIIEKNMPTFDADTIFHRVSAINASSQKMLEQIGAFQHIPSARISPYSEMCVWEKDSFANIHFDNNDSEIKQLGLSQLGFILENQVIQHSLWRQVSTQSNVDYIVAMPQTLGISDNGAFLTLDNGEMISAKLVVGADGANSWVRNQTQIPLTSRDYQHTALVCNVKTSEKHGKTARQIFAEDSILAFLPLADENLSSIVWSLPPIKADELKNCSEQEFNKALTIAFDNRLGLCELQSLREIYPLTARYARDFAQSRVALVGDAAHTIHPLAGLGVNLGFTDVATLAKEIQTHLANGEDIGEYRHLRQFERERKAEAVKLLVAMEGLKQLFHGNHPIKKLFRGLGLNATDQLPFIKKLLIQQAIHL; translated from the coding sequence ATGAAATCTACAGATATTGTTATTATTGGTGGAGGAATGGTCGGGCTAGCGCTCGCCGGGTTACTCAAAGACGCGCCTTGCAAAATTACAATCATTGAAAAAAATATGCCAACATTCGATGCCGATACGATATTCCACCGTGTCAGTGCCATTAACGCCAGCAGCCAAAAAATGTTGGAACAGATTGGTGCTTTTCAGCATATTCCGTCAGCACGCATTTCTCCTTATTCGGAAATGTGTGTCTGGGAAAAAGACAGTTTTGCAAATATCCATTTTGATAATAATGATAGTGAAATTAAACAACTCGGACTCTCACAACTTGGCTTTATCTTAGAAAACCAAGTAATTCAACATTCTCTTTGGCGGCAAGTTTCTACTCAATCAAATGTTGACTATATTGTCGCTATGCCTCAAACCTTAGGTATTAGCGATAACGGGGCTTTTTTAACACTGGATAACGGTGAAATGATTTCAGCCAAATTAGTGGTAGGGGCTGACGGAGCGAATTCTTGGGTACGTAACCAAACTCAAATTCCATTAACCAGCCGTGACTATCAACATACTGCGTTAGTCTGTAATGTGAAAACCAGCGAAAAACACGGTAAAACTGCGCGTCAGATTTTTGCTGAGGATAGCATTCTCGCGTTTCTACCATTGGCAGACGAAAATTTAAGTTCAATTGTATGGTCATTACCGCCAATAAAGGCAGATGAGCTAAAAAATTGCAGTGAACAGGAATTTAATAAGGCACTTACTATCGCCTTTGACAACCGCTTAGGCTTATGCGAATTGCAAAGTTTACGCGAAATTTACCCGCTTACCGCACGCTATGCCCGCGATTTCGCTCAATCAAGAGTGGCATTAGTTGGCGATGCCGCCCATACTATCCACCCGCTTGCCGGTCTTGGAGTAAATTTAGGCTTTACCGATGTTGCCACACTCGCCAAGGAAATCCAAACACATTTAGCAAACGGTGAGGACATCGGAGAATACCGCCATTTACGTCAATTTGAACGCGAACGCAAAGCCGAAGCGGTAAAACTATTAGTTGCAATGGAAGGACTAAAACAACTTTTCCACGGTAATCATCCTATAAAAAAACTGTTTAGAGGATTAGGGCTAAATGCTACTGATCAGCTACCATTTATAAAAAAGCTGCTTATTCAACAAGCAATTCACCTTTAA
- the rapZ gene encoding RNase adapter RapZ: MELIIISGRSGSGKSVALRALEDAGYYCVDNIPLPLIPSLTEYLSKEKLSAVISLDIRNLPDTPKAIDELLSQLMPLNTKLIFLDCERNTLIRRYSDSRRIHPLSTQDDLSLESAIDLEQKLLEPLEQNANYIIDTSNISSHELAENLRNILQGSSDKELKIIFESFGFKYGLPADADYVFDVRFLPNPHWNPELRPMTGLEQPVIDFLDRQTEVHNFIYHTRTYLEMWLPMLEQNNRSYLTIAIGCTGGKHRSVYITEQLAKYFQAKGKNVQIRHKSLEKHHKKSTD; the protein is encoded by the coding sequence ATGGAATTGATCATCATCAGCGGGCGTTCCGGTTCCGGCAAATCGGTTGCATTAAGAGCACTAGAAGATGCAGGCTATTACTGCGTAGATAATATTCCTCTGCCACTTATCCCAAGCTTAACCGAATACCTTAGCAAAGAAAAGCTCTCTGCAGTAATAAGCTTAGATATCCGTAATTTACCAGATACGCCAAAAGCGATTGATGAATTACTTTCCCAGCTTATGCCATTAAATACTAAGTTGATCTTTTTAGATTGCGAACGCAATACGCTTATTCGCCGCTATAGTGATTCTCGCCGCATTCATCCGCTTTCAACCCAAGATGATCTTTCGCTTGAAAGTGCTATCGACCTTGAGCAAAAACTGCTTGAACCGCTGGAACAAAATGCCAATTACATTATTGATACCAGCAATATTTCCTCACACGAACTGGCAGAAAATCTCCGTAATATTCTTCAAGGCTCAAGCGATAAAGAATTAAAGATTATTTTTGAATCATTTGGTTTTAAATACGGCTTGCCTGCTGATGCCGATTATGTGTTTGACGTTCGATTTTTACCTAATCCTCATTGGAATCCGGAACTACGTCCGATGACGGGCTTAGAGCAACCTGTCATTGACTTTTTAGACCGCCAAACTGAGGTGCATAATTTTATCTACCATACCCGAACCTATTTGGAAATGTGGCTACCTATGTTAGAACAAAATAACCGCAGTTACCTAACAATTGCAATAGGCTGCACGGGTGGAAAACATCGTTCTGTGTATATTACAGAACAGTTGGCGAAATATTTCCAAGCGAAAGGGAAAAACGTTCAAATTCGCCATAAGAGTTTGGAAAAACACCATAAGAAATCTACAGATTGA
- the lptC gene encoding LPS export ABC transporter periplasmic protein LptC, with amino-acid sequence MNTRLTVVLLLIVAVLGGWYYSLQEKDNSGLDQLIKKEGQPEYVGNKMSTSVYDLTGKPQYFAQADEIKRYESTERTEFLKPFIELFAKDSDVKQWKVSADHAEITKDKILNLTGNVQLNALDPLSRLQKISTDKLTVDLNTQDIFTESTVKSVGLGFTTTGVGLKGNLKQQVATLQKDVKSYLEPTIIKQTQE; translated from the coding sequence ATGAATACACGTTTAACTGTAGTTTTATTACTTATTGTTGCTGTGCTAGGTGGGTGGTATTACAGCCTGCAAGAAAAAGACAATAGCGGACTTGACCAACTGATCAAAAAAGAGGGCCAGCCCGAATATGTGGGGAATAAAATGTCTACCTCGGTTTATGATCTAACAGGTAAACCGCAATATTTTGCACAAGCCGATGAAATTAAACGTTATGAATCTACCGAGCGAACCGAATTTTTAAAGCCATTTATTGAGCTTTTCGCCAAAGATTCAGATGTAAAGCAGTGGAAAGTGAGTGCAGATCACGCTGAAATTACTAAAGATAAGATCTTAAATTTAACCGGTAATGTGCAACTGAATGCTTTAGACCCACTCTCTCGCTTACAAAAAATCTCTACCGATAAATTAACCGTCGATTTAAACACTCAGGATATTTTTACTGAAAGTACGGTCAAATCAGTAGGTCTGGGCTTTACAACTACCGGTGTGGGGCTAAAAGGAAATTTAAAGCAACAGGTAGCAACATTACAAAAAGATGTAAAATCATATCTTGAGCCAACGATTATCAAACAAACTCAAGAATAA
- the lptA gene encoding lipopolysaccharide transport periplasmic protein LptA, whose amino-acid sequence MKLLFKSILVTLLLGSSFSAYALKGDTDQPINIDSGSQSLDMTSNIVTFSDNVVITQGSIKVTAANVKITRQEGKKETIDATGSPVTFQQTLDNGKPVNGKGNSVHYDLNSEFLTLIGNAELKQQGSFIRANKITYDVKKQQLKATSGGKARVKTVLIPNELQDSKKK is encoded by the coding sequence ATGAAATTACTGTTTAAATCTATTTTAGTTACTCTACTTTTAGGCAGCAGCTTCTCTGCTTATGCATTAAAAGGAGATACCGATCAGCCAATTAACATTGATTCCGGCAGTCAATCATTAGATATGACCAGCAATATTGTGACATTTAGTGACAATGTGGTGATCACCCAAGGCTCAATTAAAGTAACAGCCGCGAATGTGAAAATCACTCGTCAAGAAGGCAAAAAAGAGACCATTGATGCGACAGGTTCTCCTGTTACCTTTCAACAAACCTTAGATAACGGAAAACCGGTTAATGGTAAAGGTAATAGTGTACATTATGATTTAAATTCTGAATTTTTAACCTTAATCGGTAATGCTGAATTAAAGCAACAAGGGAGTTTTATTCGAGCGAATAAAATCACCTATGATGTGAAAAAACAACAACTTAAAGCCACCAGCGGCGGAAAAGCACGCGTGAAAACCGTGTTGATTCCAAACGAACTTCAAGATAGCAAGAAAAAATAA
- a CDS encoding formate dehydrogenase subunit gamma, producing the protein MSKVTISNDTKIVRHKRPARLSHWLLVLCFFTTGLSGLAFFFPDMAWIAEILGTPALARFLHPFTGIVMFLAFINLARIYWRHNIPEKNDIRWAKGIVEVLKGNEHAVADNGKYNFGQKMLFWTLILAMVTLLATGIIMWRQYFSHNFSIPVIRIAILLHSASAFMLFTGIMVHIYMAFWVKGSIRGMVEGWVTVRWAKKHHPKWYREEVLPKLEKEIAEQNSK; encoded by the coding sequence ATGAGCAAAGTGACTATTAGCAACGATACCAAAATCGTACGCCACAAACGTCCCGCACGTTTAAGCCACTGGCTTTTGGTTCTCTGTTTCTTCACAACCGGTTTGTCTGGGTTAGCATTTTTCTTCCCTGATATGGCGTGGATTGCCGAAATTCTTGGTACTCCGGCATTAGCGAGATTTTTGCACCCATTCACGGGTATTGTGATGTTCCTTGCATTCATTAACCTTGCTCGTATTTATTGGCGACATAACATTCCGGAAAAGAATGATATTCGCTGGGCAAAAGGTATTGTCGAGGTACTAAAAGGTAATGAACACGCTGTAGCTGATAACGGTAAATACAATTTTGGTCAGAAAATGCTGTTCTGGACACTGATTTTAGCGATGGTAACTTTACTTGCAACAGGGATTATTATGTGGAGACAGTATTTCTCACATAATTTCTCAATTCCGGTAATTCGAATTGCTATTTTACTTCACTCTGCAAGTGCATTTATGTTATTTACCGGCATTATGGTGCATATCTACATGGCTTTCTGGGTGAAAGGCTCTATTCGTGGTATGGTTGAGGGGTGGGTAACCGTTCGCTGGGCGAAGAAACACCACCCGAAATGGTACCGTGAAGAAGTACTACCGAAGTTAGAAAAAGAAATCGCTGAACAAAACAGCAAATAA
- a CDS encoding PTS sugar transporter subunit IIA, with amino-acid sequence MTKLTDFLSPENIRQGVLVSSKKRALETVGKIIAQSLNNKVNHIQQNTEQLERPEENELICPIECFANLFKREKLGTTGLNQGIALPHAKLPACEALAIDKPVAVFLQLEEGIEYEAQDNKEVDLIYAIMFPENNCMQYKHCLPEIARQLSDKALLKQLRAAESEEDIWQILMYADNHTVKIEE; translated from the coding sequence ATGACAAAATTAACTGATTTTTTAAGCCCTGAAAATATTCGCCAGGGGGTGTTAGTTTCAAGCAAAAAACGGGCATTAGAAACTGTAGGCAAAATCATTGCTCAATCGTTAAATAATAAAGTAAATCATATTCAGCAAAATACTGAACAGTTAGAAAGACCAGAAGAAAATGAACTTATTTGCCCAATTGAATGTTTTGCTAATTTATTTAAACGAGAAAAACTTGGTACTACCGGCTTAAATCAAGGCATTGCCCTTCCTCACGCCAAACTTCCGGCTTGCGAAGCACTGGCAATAGATAAACCTGTCGCGGTTTTCTTGCAGTTAGAAGAAGGGATTGAGTATGAAGCACAAGATAATAAAGAAGTTGATTTAATTTATGCTATCATGTTCCCGGAAAACAACTGCATGCAATATAAGCACTGCTTACCGGAAATTGCACGCCAATTATCGGATAAAGCATTACTTAAACAGCTCCGAGCAGCAGAATCTGAAGAAGATATTTGGCAAATTTTAATGTATGCTGATAATCATACAGTCAAAATTGAAGAATAA
- the sodC gene encoding superoxide dismutase family protein: MKMKAALSIVLSSLVLSSTAVFATEQPAKIVVNIQQLDVEKGNKDIGTIEITESAYGLVFTPNLTHLSEGLHGFHIHENPSCEAKEKEGKLTAGLAAGGHWSPNKKATHGLPWSDDAHLGDLPALTVLHDGSATNPVLAPRLKKLEEVKGRSLMIHAGGDNHSDHPAPLGGGGARMACGVIK; encoded by the coding sequence ATAAAAATGAAAGCAGCTTTATCTATTGTATTAAGTTCTTTAGTACTAAGTTCAACCGCTGTATTTGCTACAGAGCAACCGGCAAAAATTGTCGTTAACATCCAGCAACTTGATGTAGAAAAAGGCAATAAAGATATTGGTACTATTGAAATTACCGAATCTGCGTATGGGTTAGTTTTTACACCTAATTTAACGCATCTAAGTGAAGGCTTACATGGTTTTCATATTCATGAAAATCCAAGTTGTGAAGCAAAGGAAAAAGAGGGAAAACTAACAGCTGGTCTAGCTGCTGGTGGTCATTGGAGTCCTAATAAAAAAGCAACTCACGGCTTACCATGGTCTGACGATGCTCATTTGGGCGACCTTCCCGCATTAACCGTACTTCATGATGGGTCAGCAACTAACCCAGTATTAGCTCCTCGCTTAAAGAAATTAGAAGAAGTTAAAGGTCGTTCTTTGATGATCCACGCAGGTGGAGATAATCACTCAGATCATCCAGCACCTCTTGGTGGGGGCGGAGCACGTATGGCGTGTGGAGTAATTAAATAA
- the fdxH gene encoding formate dehydrogenase subunit beta has protein sequence MGVVQSQNIIKASAMSGLTPPPQARGHQVEVAKLIDVTTCIGCKACQVGCSEWNDIRSDVNAACVGVYDNPADLNAKAWTVMKFNEVEENDRLEWLIRKDGCMHCSEPGCLKACPSPGAIIQYANGIVDFQSDKCIGCGYCIAGCPFNIPRMNPEDNRVYKCTLCVDRVTVGQEPACVKTCPTGAIRFGSKEEMKHYAQTRIADLKSRGYESAGLYDPEGVGGTHVMYVLHHADKPELYSGLPKDPQIDPTITLWKDVLKPVAAVAMGGLALSAAAHYISIGPNVEEDVEDHHEETK, from the coding sequence ATGGGTGTAGTTCAATCACAAAACATTATTAAAGCCTCTGCAATGTCAGGGTTAACGCCACCGCCTCAAGCTCGTGGACATCAAGTTGAAGTGGCAAAACTGATTGATGTAACAACCTGTATCGGTTGCAAGGCTTGTCAAGTAGGCTGTTCAGAGTGGAATGATATCCGTTCTGATGTCAATGCGGCTTGCGTTGGCGTATATGATAACCCTGCAGATCTGAATGCAAAAGCATGGACGGTAATGAAATTCAACGAAGTTGAAGAAAATGACCGCTTGGAGTGGCTAATTCGTAAAGATGGCTGTATGCATTGCTCTGAGCCGGGCTGCTTAAAGGCTTGCCCTTCTCCGGGTGCAATTATTCAATATGCGAACGGTATTGTTGATTTCCAATCCGACAAATGTATCGGTTGCGGTTATTGTATCGCTGGCTGTCCGTTTAACATTCCACGTATGAATCCGGAAGATAACCGTGTTTATAAATGTACACTTTGTGTTGACCGTGTTACTGTTGGTCAAGAGCCTGCTTGCGTGAAAACCTGCCCGACCGGTGCAATTCGTTTCGGCAGCAAAGAAGAGATGAAACATTATGCGCAAACGCGTATTGCTGATCTAAAATCTCGTGGCTATGAAAGTGCCGGACTGTACGACCCGGAGGGTGTGGGTGGTACGCACGTAATGTATGTATTACACCATGCAGATAAACCTGAGCTTTACTCCGGTTTACCAAAAGATCCGCAAATCGACCCAACTATTACGCTTTGGAAAGATGTTCTCAAGCCAGTAGCTGCCGTAGCAATGGGAGGTTTAGCATTAAGTGCCGCTGCACATTACATCAGTATTGGTCCAAACGTTGAAGAAGATGTGGAAGATCATCACGAGGAGACAAAATAA
- the fdhE gene encoding formate dehydrogenase accessory protein FdhE — translation MSIKILHQDEIKQAASSFQQPELLFANPKNLYYRRAKRLRELAKENPFGEYMEFAANLVDIQLELLESRPIANDSEKITACVEITQGEKPLNGKTFQRSDEWRYLLLAIVEKFKPYANDVIYPTLEWFEKASTSEIESLADNLLNERYELVGTDKAVFVWAALSLYWVQLTQQLPRNTRAEVGDKHLCPVCDSAPVTSVIHFGEVQGLRYLHCSLCESEWHVVRSKCTNCDESGKLDYWSLDNVEAAVKSESCGDCHSYLKVLYQDKDVNVEPVADDLASLFLDSEMEQKGFSRSALNPFLFQAE, via the coding sequence ATGAGCATCAAAATACTACATCAAGATGAAATCAAGCAAGCTGCCAGCTCATTTCAGCAACCCGAATTATTATTTGCTAATCCTAAAAATCTTTATTACCGTCGAGCAAAAAGATTAAGAGAATTAGCCAAAGAAAACCCTTTTGGCGAATACATGGAATTTGCAGCTAACTTAGTTGATATTCAGCTAGAATTGTTAGAGAGCAGACCAATTGCAAATGATTCGGAAAAAATAACCGCTTGTGTCGAGATTACTCAAGGGGAAAAGCCACTAAATGGTAAAACCTTCCAACGCAGTGATGAGTGGAGATATTTGCTGCTCGCGATCGTTGAGAAGTTCAAGCCTTATGCTAACGATGTCATCTATCCAACACTTGAATGGTTTGAAAAAGCGTCTACCTCCGAAATTGAATCACTTGCTGATAATTTATTAAATGAGCGCTATGAACTTGTCGGTACAGATAAAGCTGTGTTTGTTTGGGCGGCACTCTCACTCTACTGGGTTCAATTAACCCAACAATTACCTCGTAATACTCGAGCAGAAGTTGGAGATAAACACCTATGTCCTGTGTGTGACTCAGCGCCTGTTACCAGCGTTATTCACTTTGGTGAGGTTCAAGGCTTACGTTACTTGCACTGTTCATTATGTGAAAGTGAATGGCATGTTGTACGTTCAAAATGCACAAACTGTGATGAATCAGGTAAACTGGATTATTGGAGTTTAGATAACGTCGAAGCCGCAGTAAAATCAGAAAGCTGTGGAGACTGTCACTCCTATTTAAAAGTTTTATATCAAGATAAAGATGTTAATGTAGAACCTGTTGCTGATGATTTAGCCAGCTTGTTCCTAGACTCAGAAATGGAACAAAAGGGCTTTTCTAGAAGTGCATTAAACCCATTCCTATTTCAAGCGGAATAA
- the asd gene encoding aspartate-semialdehyde dehydrogenase — MQNVGFIGWRGMVGSVLMDRMVEENNFANINPIFFTTSQAGQKAPVFAGKYAGELKNAFDIEELQKLDIIVTCQGGDYTNEVYPKLKATGWNGYWVDAASALRMQDDAIIVLDPVNQHVISEGLKNGIKTFVGGNCTVSLMLMAIGGLFEKDLVEWVSVATYQAASGAGAKNMRELLSQMGELRDSVQAELANPASSILDIERKVTAKMRAEDFPTENFGAALGGSLIPWIDKLLPETGQTKEEWKGYAETNKILGLSDNPIPVDGLCVRIGALRCHSQAFTIKLKKDIPLAEIEQIIAAYNEWVKVIPNDKETTLRELTPAKVTGTLSVPVGRLRKLAMGPEYLAAFTVGDQLLWGAAEPVRRILVQLTQ; from the coding sequence ATGCAAAACGTAGGTTTTATCGGTTGGCGTGGTATGGTTGGTTCAGTTTTAATGGACCGTATGGTTGAAGAAAACAATTTCGCTAACATTAATCCGATTTTTTTCACCACTTCACAAGCGGGTCAAAAGGCCCCTGTTTTTGCCGGTAAATATGCAGGCGAATTGAAAAATGCCTTTGATATTGAAGAATTACAAAAATTAGACATTATCGTTACCTGTCAAGGTGGTGACTACACCAACGAAGTCTATCCAAAATTAAAAGCAACCGGCTGGAACGGTTATTGGGTCGATGCAGCTTCTGCACTTCGTATGCAAGATGATGCCATTATCGTATTAGATCCTGTAAACCAGCATGTTATTTCAGAAGGTCTGAAAAATGGCATTAAAACATTCGTTGGTGGAAACTGTACTGTTAGCTTAATGTTAATGGCTATTGGTGGATTATTTGAGAAAGATTTGGTTGAATGGGTTTCTGTTGCAACTTACCAAGCAGCGTCAGGAGCTGGTGCAAAAAATATGCGTGAGCTGCTTTCACAAATGGGAGAATTACGTGACTCCGTACAAGCTGAATTAGCAAATCCGGCCTCTTCGATTTTAGATATTGAGCGTAAAGTAACTGCTAAAATGCGTGCTGAAGATTTCCCAACAGAGAATTTCGGCGCAGCCTTAGGTGGTAGCCTAATCCCTTGGATCGACAAATTATTACCTGAAACAGGGCAAACCAAAGAAGAGTGGAAAGGTTATGCGGAAACTAACAAAATTTTAGGATTAAGTGATAACCCAATCCCTGTTGATGGCTTATGTGTGCGTATTGGTGCATTACGTTGCCATAGCCAGGCATTTACTATTAAACTGAAAAAAGATATTCCACTAGCAGAAATCGAGCAAATCATCGCAGCTTATAACGAATGGGTGAAAGTGATTCCGAACGATAAAGAAACGACATTACGTGAGTTAACGCCTGCTAAAGTAACAGGTACATTAAGTGTACCTGTTGGACGTTTACGTAAACTAGCTATGGGGCCTGAATACTTAGCGGCATTTACCGTAGGGGATCAATTACTATGGGGTGCTGCAGAACCTGTTCGTCGTATTTTAGTGCAATTAACACAATAG
- the lptB gene encoding LPS export ABC transporter ATP-binding protein produces the protein MSVLYAEHLAKSYKQRQVVKDVSLNVKSGEIVGLLGPNGAGKTTTFYMVVGLVRHDQGKIRIDDEDISTLPMHDRAKQGIGYLPQEASIFRRLTVYDNLMSVLQVRKDINNEQRKARAEELIAEFHIEHIRNNLGQSLSGGERRRVEIARALAANPKFILLDEPFAGVDPISVIDIKKIIVNLKERGLGVLITDHNVRETLDVCERAYIVGSGEMIANGTPQEVLENPDVKRVYLGDQFKL, from the coding sequence ATGTCTGTGCTTTATGCAGAACATTTAGCAAAAAGTTATAAACAACGCCAAGTGGTGAAAGATGTAAGCTTGAATGTAAAATCAGGTGAAATTGTCGGCTTACTTGGCCCAAATGGTGCGGGAAAAACGACTACATTCTATATGGTGGTAGGCTTGGTTCGCCACGATCAGGGCAAAATCCGCATTGATGACGAAGATATCAGCACACTACCTATGCACGACCGAGCCAAACAAGGTATTGGCTATCTACCGCAAGAGGCTTCTATTTTCCGCCGTTTGACAGTGTATGATAATTTAATGTCTGTGCTGCAAGTACGTAAAGATATTAATAATGAACAACGCAAAGCTCGAGCGGAAGAATTAATTGCTGAATTTCACATCGAACATATCAGAAACAATTTAGGACAATCGCTTTCAGGGGGCGAACGCCGCCGCGTAGAAATTGCCCGAGCGTTGGCTGCAAATCCTAAATTTATTTTGTTGGATGAGCCTTTTGCCGGTGTTGATCCCATTTCAGTTATCGATATTAAAAAAATTATCGTCAATCTAAAAGAACGTGGATTAGGTGTTCTGATTACAGACCATAATGTACGAGAAACTTTAGATGTATGCGAACGTGCCTATATTGTAGGCAGCGGTGAAATGATAGCCAACGGCACACCACAAGAAGTGCTGGAAAACCCAGATGTAAAACGTGTTTATCTAGGCGATCAATTTAAACTCTAA